Proteins co-encoded in one Rhodococcus sp. PAMC28707 genomic window:
- a CDS encoding plasma-membrane proton-efflux P-type ATPase, whose translation MTAADPQTAPRRSADQPAPDIDFKSVPLATVKTQLGYSPDGLSIADAAKRLVQYGPNEIAEHKTNPLLKFLSYFWGPIPWMIEIAVILSGAVGHWPDFFIILVLLVANGVVGYTEERQAGNAIDALKAKLAITARVTRDGKSISAPARELVPGDVIRLRLGDIVPADARLLDGDDIEVDQSALTGESLPAAAATGDAVFSGSVIRQGEASALVYATGSGTYFGKTAELVQDAHTVSHFQKAVLQIGNYLIILAVALVSLIVLVAVLRGDQILTTLQFALVLTVASIPVAMPTVLSVTMAVGARLLAKKQAIVSRLVAIEELAGVDVLCADKTGTLTQNSLTLGVPFAVDGVIPAAVVLDGALASRADNDDPIDRAVLGGLDDETILNTFTVTHFAPFDPVHKRTEATVSASDGATFRVTKGAPQVILALATPSEQITRAADGAVDDFAAHGFRSLGVARADKDGDWRFVGVLPLFDPPREDAAETISTAAAMGVTVKMVTGDALAIAKETASKIGLGTHILDAAALGDVKKNESAAVTESIETADGFAQVFPEHKYHIVDVLQKRGHIAGMTGDGVNDAPALKKADCGIAVSGATDAARAAADIVLMTPGLSVIIEAIKESRKIFQRMNSYAIYRIAETLRVLLFMTVAILVFNFYPVTAIMIVMLALLNDGAILSIAYDKVHYRNEPEAWNMRMVLGIATVLGVVGPIAAFGLFYLGDRVFELGHARVQTLMYLMLSVAGHLTIFLTRTRGPFWSIRPARILLIAVCGTQAVATLIAVYGLFMSPLGWGWAAAVWGYALLWFLVSDRIKLLAYRILDPRPHHRWVNSTAT comes from the coding sequence TGACCCGCAGACCGCGCCGCGACGGTCTGCGGACCAGCCTGCACCGGATATCGATTTCAAGTCGGTGCCGCTGGCCACCGTAAAGACGCAGCTCGGCTACTCACCGGACGGACTGAGCATTGCCGATGCTGCGAAGCGGTTGGTGCAGTACGGGCCGAACGAGATTGCTGAACACAAGACCAATCCACTGCTGAAATTCCTGAGCTACTTCTGGGGCCCGATCCCGTGGATGATCGAGATCGCCGTCATTCTGTCCGGCGCAGTCGGGCACTGGCCGGATTTCTTCATCATTCTGGTGCTGCTAGTGGCGAACGGTGTCGTCGGATACACCGAGGAACGTCAGGCAGGCAACGCGATCGACGCGCTCAAAGCCAAGTTGGCTATCACTGCGCGCGTCACCCGCGATGGTAAGTCGATTTCGGCACCGGCACGAGAGCTGGTGCCGGGTGACGTTATCCGCTTACGTCTCGGTGACATCGTTCCTGCTGATGCACGACTGCTCGATGGTGATGACATCGAGGTCGATCAGTCGGCACTGACCGGGGAGTCTCTGCCTGCTGCTGCCGCAACCGGCGACGCGGTGTTCTCGGGGTCGGTCATCCGACAAGGGGAAGCCAGTGCGTTGGTGTACGCCACCGGTAGCGGCACCTATTTCGGGAAGACCGCGGAATTGGTGCAAGACGCGCACACAGTGAGCCATTTTCAAAAGGCTGTGCTTCAGATCGGCAACTACCTGATCATTCTGGCGGTTGCGCTTGTCTCGCTCATCGTCTTGGTAGCCGTGCTGCGCGGAGACCAGATCCTCACGACTCTGCAGTTCGCGCTGGTCCTGACCGTTGCGTCGATCCCGGTGGCAATGCCGACCGTGTTGTCGGTGACGATGGCCGTAGGCGCACGGCTGCTCGCCAAGAAGCAGGCCATCGTGAGCCGATTGGTTGCCATCGAGGAACTTGCCGGTGTGGACGTGCTGTGCGCCGACAAAACAGGCACACTCACCCAGAACTCACTCACGTTGGGTGTCCCGTTCGCCGTCGATGGTGTGATTCCGGCAGCTGTCGTTCTCGATGGTGCGCTGGCCTCGCGCGCGGACAATGACGACCCCATCGACCGTGCAGTCTTGGGCGGACTCGACGATGAGACAATCTTGAACACCTTCACAGTCACTCATTTCGCACCTTTCGACCCGGTGCACAAACGCACCGAGGCTACCGTCAGCGCATCCGACGGGGCTACGTTCCGAGTCACGAAGGGCGCGCCACAGGTCATCTTGGCGCTGGCCACACCGTCTGAACAGATCACCCGAGCCGCCGACGGTGCCGTCGATGATTTCGCCGCGCACGGATTCCGGTCGCTGGGCGTGGCCCGCGCCGACAAAGACGGTGACTGGCGCTTCGTCGGAGTCCTGCCCTTGTTCGATCCTCCGCGCGAGGACGCTGCGGAAACCATCTCCACCGCTGCCGCGATGGGCGTCACCGTCAAGATGGTCACCGGCGATGCGCTGGCCATCGCCAAAGAAACTGCGTCCAAAATTGGTTTGGGCACACACATTCTAGATGCAGCGGCATTGGGTGACGTGAAGAAGAACGAATCGGCAGCGGTGACCGAATCCATCGAGACCGCAGACGGTTTCGCTCAAGTCTTTCCAGAGCACAAGTACCACATCGTCGACGTGCTACAGAAGCGTGGCCACATCGCCGGCATGACCGGGGACGGGGTCAACGACGCCCCCGCATTGAAGAAGGCGGACTGCGGCATTGCCGTCTCCGGTGCCACCGACGCCGCCCGCGCGGCCGCCGATATCGTACTGATGACTCCTGGTCTCTCGGTCATCATCGAGGCGATCAAGGAGAGCCGCAAGATCTTTCAGCGGATGAACAGCTACGCCATCTACCGCATCGCGGAGACGTTGCGGGTGCTGCTGTTCATGACCGTTGCCATCCTGGTCTTCAACTTCTATCCGGTCACCGCCATCATGATCGTGATGCTCGCGCTGCTCAACGACGGCGCCATATTGTCCATTGCCTATGACAAAGTGCACTACCGCAACGAACCCGAAGCATGGAACATGCGCATGGTGCTCGGTATTGCCACAGTTCTGGGTGTGGTTGGGCCGATCGCCGCTTTCGGATTGTTCTACCTGGGGGACCGTGTCTTCGAACTCGGCCACGCGCGCGTACAGACGTTGATGTATCTCATGCTTTCCGTCGCCGGGCACCTGACGATCTTCCTGACCCGCACCCGCGGGCCGTTCTGGTCCATTCGGCCCGCCCGCATCCTGCTGATCGCTGTCTGCGGCACCCAGGCCGTCGCGACTCTCATAGCCGTCTACGGGCTCTTCATGTCCCCTCTCGGCTGGGGATGGGCCGCGGCAGTCTGGGGTTACGCACTCCTGTGGTTCCTTGTCAGTGACCGCATCAAACTCCTTGCCTACCGAATCCTCGATCCGCGACCTCATCATCGTTGGGTGAATTCGACTGCGACGTAA